In the genome of Prunus dulcis unplaced genomic scaffold, ALMONDv2, whole genome shotgun sequence, one region contains:
- the LOC117612518 gene encoding protein PHLOEM PROTEIN 2-LIKE A1-like translates to MVYAKDLDITWSGDTRYWRWVKETSGGNFEAAELLNVCWLEVRGKLSTTDLSPGTLYEVVFVVKMKTEAYGWDAPVNLKFTPPDGAVPRETTIKLTDLKDSKDEWKDIPFGEFKAPANPGNIEFLLYEYGGRWKSGLVIKGVAVRPKS, encoded by the exons ATGGTGTATGCAAAGGATCTCGATATCACTTGGTCTGGAGACACTCGTTACTGGCGATGGGTCAAAGAAACTAG TGGTGGCAACTTCGAAGCTGCTGAACTGTTAAATGTGTGTTGGCTAGAAGTGCGTGGAAAACTTTCGACCACAGACCTCTCACCAGGAACTCTGTATGAAGTTGTATTTGTGGTCAAGATGAAAACTGAAGCTTATGGCTGGGATGCCCCAgtgaatttgaaattcactCCCCCAGATGGTGCAGTTCCAAGGGAGACCACAATTAAATTGACAGATTTGAAGGATAGTAAAGATGAATGGAAAGATATTCCGTTTGGTGAGTTTAAAGCACCCGCAAATCCTGGGAACATTGAGTTTTTGTTGTATGAATATGGTGGGAGATGGAAGAGCGGACTTGTTATCAAGGGTGTTGCCGTTCGACCAAAGAGCTAA